GGCTACCTTTATGAGGTCCTCCCTGGAGGCAAAGCTGGACACGATGGTGTTCTTGCCACTTTTTGAATGTGTTATAGAGATGTGAAGGTGATTGCCTGCTTTAATGTGGGCATCGCCAGGCAGAAACTCCTCGATTCCCTCCCTGGGGAGAACAAAGGGACAGATGCTTTTTTGTCATGTTTTTTATAATTAATTTAACAACACTGTACGGCTCTATAATAAAACATGCACTTATTACACGATCTGTTGGCTGTGTAATGCGTGCACTTAATGAAGATACAAACGCAAACATTGTTCAGTTCTATAGCCTTAGGTTTAATTTACTCCCACAAATGAATAGCTCCATTTATTATAAAGGTGTTACAAATGAAAAAATGATTGACACACCCAGTTATCTAGACGTGGCTTTAACGCAAAGAAATACACGGTGTACAAAGCATTATGAACACTTATTCCCATTCAACCCAACCAACTGGCTCTCTGTGTTTCCGCCTGTCTAACTATGTGTGCATATGCATCTGAATATGACTGttctatacactgagtatacaacacattaagaacacctgctctttccatgacataagactgaccaggtgaatccaggtgaaagctatgatcccttattgatgtcacttattaaatccacttcaatcagtgtagatgaaggggaggagaccggttaaagatggattttttttgccacctaaaggacatgaagccaacttgacacaactgtgagaagcactGTAGTCAACATGGGCTATGCTTTCGACAACTTGCAGCTCAATACTATGGTGTTCCTAATCTTGGTATATTCAGTGTATAGCTCTCTCAGAATTAGTGACTACCTGAGTGTAAGCATGAAGTTATATCCAGGAGTCACAGCTCCAAACCTCTGGCTTCTGACATCTTTCGCAAATCTGAAGGTAAACTCTTTGACACTCTATTGGAAAAAGACCAAATGCATCAACCAGCAGTAGGCCTAAACACAACAAAAATGTACAAGGAAAAGAAGAAAGAAGAAtaggctgatgatgatgatgatgaagacctTACTATCTTACCTGTAGTTTGTCTGGAGCAGTGACCATCACTGCAGCCACCAGAGCTCCAGCAGATGCCCCGGCACATGCCCTGAGAGAGCTCACCAGCTTGTCTCCATGTCTCAGGATGGCTCCACATGCGCCCAGTTGGTAGATACCCAGGAATCCACACGCAGCAAAAGAAAGGTTCACCACTGGCACTGTCATCTCTATAAAGAGAACATAGATAGCATTATTCATTGAATAAACTATGGGGTTGATTGACAAACATAGCTACTGTAACTTCACCAGTGAAATATCGTGTAAAAGCCTAATCAAATCCATATTAGCACAGTGGAATTTTGTAGCTAGATAACTGCATGGGGCAGGCAGCACTAGTAAATATGATGTGGGAAACTGTAGTAGGCTAGGCTGAACAACATACGTAGTAGGCTTATTCACTCATTACAGAGGCAGTCGAACTAATACTGTAAACTACAACAAGTCCCCCTGCACGTTAATAACAAGTGTAGCATTCAAGGTTTATctacacacacataaaaaaaaaGCTTCCTTACCGTTTATGGTGGGATTGCGGTTTTAGAAACAATTGCAGTAAACTAAAACTGCTTATTCTGCACCGCTTTACAAATACGATGACAATGTAAAAAGGTGCTAGATCCGTGCTTTACTTCCGGGTTTCCCGCGctgtttcaaaataaaagcctacAACGATTTACAAAACTATCCGTTGAAATTGACTAAACCTGTAAGAAAACATTGGGATACATGGTCTGGTTTGTGTTTGTGCAATAAAAAGTGAAATGTCTACTGAACAAATTATACTTTGACATCTATCGAAGCAGCTGAGCTACAATAATGCATATTTGTCCCGGTATCTTCCAGCGCATGTGTTCCGGCTTCAGGCAAACACGCTGCGGTCTTGGGCCCGTTGCGAGCCACGCATTTACACTTTATGACTTAAAAAAATTAAACACTCTTAAAACTCTATCCCCACAGTGGAcaagtcataatacccataaaatccAGCAAAAACAGATTTATTTTCCATAGAGGATTTTAGAACCACTTCAAACAAGGTATGTGTTTCATGGCTttccctggcgtgacgttttgataactctgtaaatctctctctgacaaggtgacttttatcaatatattcggctcaatttactctcagattcgaaaatactagtagcatcaaagtagacatgcaagactacaaatccctccAAGCTCCTGCACATCTGGCACATGCatttcagtggaggctgctaaggggaggaaggctcataataatggctggaatggagcaaatggaatggcatcaaacacatggaaacaattAATGAGCATGCACGCTAAAGAAGCCTTTCTATTGACTCCATTTATTGACTccaaaacaccaaaagaaagatgcccagggcccCTGCTCATCTGtatgaacatgccttaggcatgctgcaaggaggcatgaggactgcagatgtggccagtgcaataaattgcaatgtccgtactgtgagacgcctaagacagcgctacagggagacaggatggacagcttatcatcctcgcagtggcataccacgtgtaacaacacctgcacaggatcggtacatccgaacatcacacctgggggacaggcacaggatggcaacaacaactgcccgagttgcacaaggaacgcacaatccctccatcagtgctcagactgtccacaataggctgagagaggctggactgacaGCTTGTAGACTTGTTGTAAGGCagttcctcaccagacatcaccagac
This genomic interval from Oncorhynchus clarkii lewisi isolate Uvic-CL-2024 chromosome 18, UVic_Ocla_1.0, whole genome shotgun sequence contains the following:
- the LOC139372536 gene encoding patatin-like phospholipase domain-containing protein 4, with protein sequence MTVPVVNLSFAACGFLGIYQLGACGAILRHGDKLVSSLRACAGASAGALVAAVMVTAPDKLQSVKEFTFRFAKDVRSQRFGAVTPGYNFMLTLREGIEEFLPGDAHIKAGNHLHISITHSKSGKNTIVSSFASREDLIKALLASSFVPVYAGIKPVEWQGQKWIDGGFTDSLPILPEGRTITVSPFAGPQDICPKHRGLMNLHLKLANMDVMFSKENIIRLNQSLFPPLEERMNQYCKEGHDDAVRFLKNENWIQ